From Halanaeroarchaeum sulfurireducens, a single genomic window includes:
- a CDS encoding 30S ribosomal protein S19, translating into MSDSEYRTGREGAFTYRGHDLEELQEMSLEEVAELLPARQRRTITRGLGPEYQKLLEEARDADPEETANDPIRTHLRDMPILPEFVDLTFAVYSGQEFERVEVQPEMIGHYLGEFQLTRTSVEHGQAGIGATRSSKFVPLK; encoded by the coding sequence ATGAGCGATTCGGAATACCGAACCGGCCGCGAAGGTGCCTTTACCTACCGCGGTCACGACCTCGAAGAGTTGCAGGAGATGAGTCTCGAGGAGGTCGCGGAACTGCTCCCCGCTCGACAGCGGCGAACCATTACACGAGGGCTCGGCCCCGAGTACCAGAAACTGCTCGAGGAGGCACGCGACGCCGATCCTGAGGAGACGGCCAACGATCCGATCCGGACACACCTCCGGGACATGCCGATTCTCCCGGAATTCGTCGACCTGACCTTCGCGGTCTACTCCGGACAGGAGTTCGAACGCGTCGAGGTACAACCCGAGATGATCGGGCACTACCTCGGCGAGTTCCAGTTGACGCGTACCTCGGTCGAACACGGTCAGGCGGGCATTGGCGCGACCCGTTCCTCCAAGTTCGTGCCGCTCAAGTAA
- a CDS encoding helix-turn-helix transcriptional regulator, translating to MPISVDRLEDEPEEALALEEGTQPYRILQFLAEHPDLAFTQSELAEETDINRGSVGAVLSRLEDRDLVRHKGRYWAIAEDDRLAAFAAQHTASAASTDDDYYES from the coding sequence ATGCCAATTAGCGTCGATCGGCTGGAGGACGAACCGGAGGAGGCCCTCGCCCTTGAGGAGGGGACCCAGCCGTATCGCATCCTCCAGTTCCTCGCGGAGCATCCGGATCTGGCCTTCACCCAGTCCGAACTCGCCGAGGAGACCGATATCAATCGGGGAAGTGTCGGGGCGGTCCTCTCCCGCCTCGAAGACCGAGATCTCGTCCGGCACAAGGGACGATACTGGGCGATCGCAGAGGACGACCGTCTCGCCGCGTTCGCCGCACAGCACACTGCGAGCGCAGCGTCGACCGACGACGACTATTACGAGAGCTGA
- a CDS encoding 30S ribosomal protein S3 produces MADELEFIEEGLQRSQIDEFFAEELARAGYGGMDVAHTPMGTQIVLKAEKPGMVIGKGGKNIRKITTQLEERFDLEDPQIDVQEVDEPDLNAQIVADRLANALERGWYFRKAGHTTIDRIMEAGALGAEIILAGKVTGARSRVEKFNRGYIKHNGEPAEEIVDEGQGVAVMKLGTIGVNVKIIPPNAELPDDFRIEEDADISDLVVEEEGESVEELLEGEPDEEQTEAAADDFEEVETPTGEPAADEEVIEADVVEDVEEELDEIEEDVEAVDEDFEDVDEEAEAEAEDLLEDAEEGDEQ; encoded by the coding sequence ATGGCAGACGAACTCGAATTCATCGAAGAGGGGCTTCAGCGCTCACAGATCGACGAGTTCTTCGCTGAAGAGCTCGCCCGCGCCGGCTACGGTGGCATGGATGTCGCTCACACGCCGATGGGGACCCAGATCGTGCTGAAAGCGGAGAAGCCCGGGATGGTCATCGGCAAGGGCGGGAAGAATATTCGGAAGATCACGACCCAGCTCGAGGAACGCTTCGACCTCGAGGACCCGCAGATCGACGTCCAGGAGGTCGACGAACCCGACCTGAACGCACAGATCGTCGCGGACCGCCTCGCGAACGCACTCGAGCGCGGGTGGTACTTCCGGAAGGCCGGTCACACGACCATCGACCGGATCATGGAAGCCGGCGCCCTCGGCGCCGAGATCATCCTGGCCGGCAAGGTCACCGGTGCGCGGTCCCGTGTCGAGAAGTTCAACCGCGGGTACATCAAGCACAACGGTGAACCCGCAGAGGAGATCGTCGACGAGGGCCAGGGTGTCGCGGTGATGAAACTCGGCACCATCGGTGTGAACGTCAAGATCATCCCGCCCAACGCCGAGCTCCCCGACGACTTCCGCATCGAGGAGGACGCCGACATCTCCGACCTGGTCGTCGAGGAGGAAGGCGAGTCCGTCGAGGAACTCCTCGAGGGCGAACCGGACGAGGAACAGACCGAAGCCGCCGCCGATGACTTCGAGGAGGTCGAGACGCCGACCGGCGAACCGGCCGCCGACGAGGAGGTCATCGAAGCGGACGTCGTCGAGGACGTCGAGGAGGAACTCGACGAAATCGAGGAGGACGTCGAAGCTGTCGACGAGGACTTCGAGGACGTCGACGAGGAGGCCGAAGCGGAAGCCGAGGACCTGCTCGAAGACGCCGAGGAGGGTGATGAGCAATGA
- a CDS encoding 30S ribosomal protein S17, giving the protein MAIGLNVQEPEGTCSDDTCPFHGTLSVRGQVIEGAVASTAMEKTVVVEREYDVFVPKYDRYMKRRSRVPAHAPECFDIEEGDAVRIAETRPLSKTKSHVVVEIIDGGEA; this is encoded by the coding sequence ATGGCAATAGGATTGAACGTACAGGAGCCGGAAGGCACCTGCTCGGACGATACCTGCCCGTTCCACGGAACCCTTTCCGTACGCGGCCAGGTCATCGAAGGAGCGGTTGCCTCGACGGCCATGGAGAAGACCGTCGTCGTCGAACGCGAGTACGACGTCTTCGTGCCGAAGTACGACCGGTACATGAAACGCCGGTCCCGCGTTCCGGCGCACGCGCCGGAGTGCTTCGATATCGAAGAAGGCGACGCGGTCCGCATCGCAGAGACACGACCGCTCTCGAAGACGAAATCACATGTCGTCGTCGAGATCATCGACGGAGGTGAGGCCTGA
- a CDS encoding DUF7342 family protein, whose amino-acid sequence MEEPRPGLKADSERERAPDFDALPSPEEFVRGERTRDDFFDAVLSLDTPGTAKDVAELAGHGVDAAREYLDWFERMGIVTQITESPATYERNQEYLNWRRAQKLREDYDTAELLEFLKTESERVDALQTEFGVESPEQIVISRYAASSDQSIEKVWERLAAWKTARRRVSLLERALSIESGDGADLQSVA is encoded by the coding sequence ATGGAAGAGCCACGTCCCGGCCTCAAAGCAGACAGCGAGCGTGAACGGGCGCCAGATTTTGATGCGTTACCGTCTCCAGAAGAGTTTGTCCGTGGCGAGCGTACACGCGACGACTTTTTCGACGCAGTCCTCTCACTCGACACCCCCGGGACGGCAAAGGACGTCGCCGAACTCGCGGGCCATGGCGTCGATGCCGCACGCGAGTACCTAGACTGGTTCGAGCGGATGGGGATCGTGACCCAGATCACGGAGTCACCGGCCACCTATGAACGGAATCAGGAGTATCTGAACTGGCGTCGGGCGCAAAAACTCCGAGAAGACTACGACACTGCGGAGCTGCTCGAATTCCTGAAGACGGAGTCGGAGCGTGTTGATGCGCTCCAAACGGAGTTTGGGGTCGAGTCGCCGGAGCAGATCGTAATTTCACGCTACGCGGCCTCGAGTGACCAATCCATCGAGAAGGTCTGGGAACGCCTCGCTGCATGGAAGACAGCCCGACGCCGGGTATCCCTGCTCGAGCGTGCTCTCAGTATCGAGTCCGGCGATGGTGCCGATCTACAGTCTGTTGCATGA
- the mch gene encoding methenyltetrahydromethanopterin cyclohydrolase: MDSLNRMAIELADEALDFAEELGVGAFELDDGATVIDFGIDFPGGIEAGLLLAELQTAGLATVQTRMDTVAGAPMPHVELATDRPDLALLGSQKAGWELAVDEFEGLGSGPARALVAEEPEFRAIEYTDAFDLTVLAVETDRLPTAAVADEVASRAGVNPEGVYLAAFPSASLAGSVSIAARAAELAVFRLFELGYNPTNVLTASGSAPVAPIPATEEAAMARTNDAIAYGGQAHLTVREDADVFEDLPSTATDEYGTPFLEIFEEVDWDMHEVDPGVFAPAQATVDVVGGPTYALGERNEERLAESFGL, from the coding sequence ATGGACAGTCTCAATCGGATGGCCATCGAGCTGGCCGACGAGGCCCTCGACTTCGCCGAGGAACTCGGCGTCGGCGCGTTCGAACTCGACGACGGCGCGACGGTCATCGACTTCGGCATCGACTTCCCCGGCGGAATCGAGGCCGGCCTGTTGCTCGCGGAACTGCAGACTGCCGGGTTGGCCACGGTGCAGACCCGCATGGATACGGTCGCCGGAGCGCCGATGCCCCACGTCGAACTTGCCACAGATCGTCCCGACCTTGCGCTGCTTGGCTCGCAGAAGGCGGGATGGGAACTCGCAGTCGACGAATTCGAGGGGCTTGGAAGCGGGCCCGCGCGGGCGCTCGTCGCCGAGGAACCGGAGTTCCGGGCCATCGAGTACACCGACGCCTTCGATCTCACCGTGTTGGCCGTCGAGACGGATCGCCTTCCCACCGCTGCCGTCGCAGACGAGGTCGCCTCGCGCGCAGGCGTCAACCCCGAAGGGGTCTATCTCGCCGCGTTCCCCTCCGCGAGTCTCGCTGGCAGCGTGTCGATCGCGGCACGGGCCGCCGAGCTGGCCGTCTTCCGTCTCTTCGAACTCGGCTACAATCCGACGAACGTCCTGACGGCGAGCGGGTCGGCACCGGTGGCACCCATCCCGGCCACCGAAGAGGCCGCCATGGCACGGACGAACGACGCCATCGCCTACGGCGGGCAGGCCCACCTCACCGTTCGCGAGGACGCAGACGTCTTCGAGGACTTGCCCTCCACCGCCACGGACGAGTACGGCACGCCGTTCCTCGAGATCTTCGAGGAGGTCGACTGGGACATGCACGAAGTCGACCCGGGCGTCTTCGCCCCGGCCCAGGCCACCGTCGACGTCGTCGGCGGCCCGACCTACGCGCTGGGGGAGCGAAACGAGGAGCGACTTGCCGAGAGCTTCGGCCTGTAG
- a CDS encoding putative RNA uridine N3 methyltransferase — protein MTRSVLVPSSLVREAEDKREATRKLGYVARAAAVFRADRLGIFADPDGERKWGDGFVETVLRYAATPPYLRKEAFGTRDELEYAGILPPLRVSAWTGSESSGSGSLRQGIVTQVGSDGRVRVNCGLQHPISLHVPPSMAVAEGERVTIRVSSRRPVRAKLVDEPLPGFVVTRTNLRDALDRPDAGYRVATSRHGTPVTVSGLSGIKERVAADGLTVAFGAPGRGLPDILDVDVQEIGAATGSTTVGEGAPTTDAPAGFDAWLNTIPDQGSETVRTEEAMFASLGCLTLTE, from the coding sequence ATGACGCGCAGTGTGCTCGTGCCATCGTCCCTCGTCCGGGAAGCCGAGGACAAACGCGAGGCAACTCGCAAGCTCGGCTACGTGGCCCGTGCGGCCGCGGTGTTCCGGGCCGATCGCCTCGGGATCTTCGCCGATCCCGACGGCGAGCGCAAATGGGGCGATGGGTTCGTCGAGACGGTGCTGCGGTACGCCGCGACGCCGCCATACCTTCGAAAGGAGGCCTTCGGCACGCGGGACGAACTGGAGTACGCCGGCATCCTGCCGCCGCTTCGCGTTTCAGCATGGACCGGCTCCGAATCGAGCGGTTCGGGGTCGTTACGACAGGGAATAGTGACCCAGGTCGGATCTGACGGGCGCGTTCGGGTCAATTGCGGATTGCAACACCCAATCTCCCTCCACGTCCCGCCCTCGATGGCGGTCGCGGAGGGGGAACGCGTGACCATCAGGGTCTCTTCGCGACGACCGGTTCGTGCGAAGCTGGTCGACGAGCCCCTTCCGGGGTTCGTCGTCACTCGGACGAACCTCCGGGATGCCCTCGATCGCCCCGACGCAGGCTATCGCGTTGCCACCTCCCGACACGGGACACCGGTTACGGTGTCCGGACTGTCGGGAATCAAAGAACGCGTCGCCGCCGACGGACTGACCGTCGCCTTCGGAGCGCCGGGTCGTGGCCTCCCCGACATCTTGGACGTCGACGTCCAGGAAATCGGGGCCGCGACCGGCTCCACGACGGTCGGCGAGGGTGCCCCGACTACCGACGCCCCAGCGGGATTCGACGCCTGGCTGAACACGATCCCAGATCAGGGGAGCGAGACGGTGCGAACTGAGGAAGCGATGTTCGCATCACTTGGCTGCCTGACGCTCACGGAGTGA
- a CDS encoding thermonuclease family protein, giving the protein MRRSIPIVVTVVVLLLVAGCTATGPTMDYETGPEADDLSSGGPADGRAWEVTVTRVVDGDTVEARFPNGEVDTLRLLGVDTPETDYDRVSPEEFDGIPATVAGREHLLAWGDRASAFATDELEGETVRVAVDSRADRRGGYGRLLVYVYNDGENFNEELLTDGYARLYDSPFSLSAEFEAAEAAAQSDERGVWSFDGPGTITDLGTMARDSAPRSHRSIASETPSIAPHSGHSYTTPLVTSVSDTATDVIS; this is encoded by the coding sequence ATGCGACGGTCGATCCCCATCGTCGTCACGGTCGTGGTCCTGCTGCTCGTCGCCGGCTGTACCGCCACCGGTCCCACGATGGACTACGAGACCGGCCCGGAGGCGGACGATCTCTCCTCGGGCGGACCGGCGGATGGGAGGGCCTGGGAGGTGACCGTCACCCGAGTCGTCGACGGGGATACCGTCGAAGCGCGGTTCCCGAACGGCGAGGTCGACACGCTTCGGTTGCTCGGGGTCGACACGCCGGAGACGGACTACGATCGGGTGAGCCCGGAGGAATTCGACGGCATCCCGGCGACCGTCGCGGGGCGCGAGCACCTCCTCGCCTGGGGGGATCGCGCAAGCGCATTCGCGACGGACGAACTCGAGGGAGAGACGGTTCGGGTCGCCGTCGACAGCCGGGCCGACCGACGCGGAGGATACGGTCGGCTGCTGGTCTACGTGTATAACGACGGGGAGAACTTCAACGAAGAACTGCTGACCGACGGGTACGCCCGGCTGTACGATAGTCCCTTCTCGCTGAGCGCGGAGTTCGAGGCCGCCGAGGCCGCGGCACAGTCGGATGAACGCGGGGTGTGGTCGTTCGACGGGCCGGGAACCATCACGGACCTGGGGACCATGGCCCGGGATTCCGCGCCCCGATCTCACAGATCGATTGCGTCCGAGACACCCAGTATCGCGCCACACTCGGGGCATTCGTACACGACGCCGCTCGTCACCTCGGTCTCGGACACCGCGACCGACGTGATTTCCTGA
- a CDS encoding ribonuclease P protein component 1, with translation MALTPETLVKHELVGLHVRVVESTDPGRVGIEGRVVGETMRTLEIRRESGVVQVPKAGTTFEFALTDEAAGAREGTGGPPKPSDTVAGSDGDDVTYVTVDGARLLSRPAYRTENGVTTLWQ, from the coding sequence ATGGCACTGACGCCCGAGACCCTGGTGAAACACGAACTCGTCGGCCTGCACGTGCGGGTCGTCGAGTCGACCGACCCGGGACGGGTCGGCATCGAGGGACGCGTGGTCGGCGAGACCATGCGGACCCTCGAGATACGCCGGGAGTCGGGCGTCGTGCAGGTTCCCAAGGCGGGAACCACGTTCGAATTCGCGCTCACAGATGAAGCCGCCGGAGCCCGCGAGGGCACCGGGGGACCGCCGAAACCGTCCGACACCGTGGCTGGGTCGGACGGCGACGACGTGACCTACGTTACGGTGGATGGAGCCAGACTGCTCTCACGACCCGCCTACAGAACCGAAAACGGAGTGACCACACTATGGCAATAG
- a CDS encoding polysaccharide deacetylase family protein, whose translation MDDVSELRRREVKTYFDVIARGGSDRRIRARSFHNLGEWAAADYERLSGTLRDANATSSFSFLGRDADRYAETIEFLDDAGHEIVLHGHRHVSCSEIGYDLVHENLSRGLNAIEDAAGVTPPGFISPGQDVNAATLRAVRDLGMDWVLGRTEAEVPPDIDFLEPAHPYDLIFLNEGADPDAAFDRIREQTRPGAALLFHPNMLEYYDASEEYKAWIQETNPVTIGTVIAEGGVGMINDAMRPLRIE comes from the coding sequence ATGGACGACGTCTCCGAACTCAGACGGCGCGAAGTGAAGACGTACTTCGACGTGATCGCTCGCGGCGGCTCCGACCGGCGGATTCGTGCCCGGTCCTTTCACAATCTCGGGGAGTGGGCGGCCGCCGACTACGAACGACTGTCGGGGACGCTTCGCGACGCGAACGCGACGAGCAGCTTCTCGTTTCTCGGCCGCGACGCGGACAGGTACGCCGAGACGATCGAGTTCCTGGACGACGCCGGCCACGAGATCGTTCTCCACGGTCATCGTCACGTCTCCTGTTCCGAGATCGGGTACGACCTCGTCCACGAGAACCTCTCTCGAGGCCTGAACGCGATCGAGGACGCCGCCGGCGTCACGCCCCCCGGATTCATTTCGCCGGGACAGGACGTCAACGCCGCGACGCTCCGGGCGGTCCGGGATCTCGGCATGGACTGGGTCCTGGGCCGCACCGAGGCCGAGGTCCCGCCCGATATCGACTTTCTCGAACCGGCCCATCCCTACGACCTGATATTCCTCAACGAGGGGGCCGACCCGGACGCGGCCTTCGATCGGATCCGCGAGCAGACCCGCCCGGGAGCCGCGTTGCTCTTCCACCCGAACATGCTGGAGTACTACGACGCCTCTGAGGAGTACAAAGCGTGGATTCAGGAGACGAACCCGGTCACGATCGGGACGGTCATCGCGGAGGGCGGTGTCGGGATGATCAACGACGCCATGCGACCGCTTCGGATCGAGTGA
- a CDS encoding MTH1187 family thiamine-binding protein, with protein MTVIAFLTVSPVRKGSLGPAVADAIAALEDFDVAYETNPMGTVIEADDVEELLDAVGAAHQAVEADRVSTVLKIDDKRTSDADAASKVESVEDALGREARRER; from the coding sequence ATGACAGTAATCGCGTTTCTGACGGTGTCACCCGTTCGAAAGGGGAGTCTGGGCCCAGCAGTCGCGGACGCCATCGCGGCGCTCGAGGACTTCGACGTCGCATACGAGACGAATCCGATGGGGACGGTCATCGAGGCCGACGACGTCGAGGAGTTGCTGGACGCCGTCGGCGCAGCCCATCAGGCGGTCGAGGCCGACCGCGTCAGCACCGTCCTGAAGATCGACGACAAACGGACCAGCGACGCGGACGCGGCCTCGAAGGTCGAGTCGGTCGAAGACGCGCTCGGTCGCGAGGCGCGCCGGGAGCGCTAA
- a CDS encoding 50S ribosomal protein L22 yields the protein MGISYSIDVDPETTAKAMLRERPMSLKHSKAIAREIKGSTVADARSYLEAVIDEERSVPFRQHNSGVGHRSDIDGWDAGRYPEKASKEFLSLLDNVSNNAEQQGFDADEMEIAHVAPHKVGERQGRKPRAFGRASPWNTTEVDVELVVAEPGEAEEGDT from the coding sequence ATGGGAATCAGTTACAGCATCGACGTCGATCCCGAAACCACCGCGAAAGCGATGCTTCGGGAGCGGCCCATGAGTTTGAAGCACAGCAAGGCCATCGCCCGCGAGATCAAGGGCTCGACGGTCGCCGACGCGAGGTCGTATCTCGAGGCAGTCATCGACGAGGAACGCTCGGTCCCGTTCCGCCAGCACAACAGTGGCGTCGGACACCGCTCCGACATCGACGGCTGGGACGCCGGGCGCTATCCCGAGAAGGCCAGCAAGGAGTTCCTCTCCCTGCTGGACAACGTTTCGAACAACGCAGAACAGCAGGGCTTCGACGCCGACGAGATGGAGATCGCCCACGTCGCACCACACAAGGTCGGCGAGCGCCAGGGTCGCAAGCCCCGGGCGTTCGGCCGCGCCTCGCCGTGGAACACCACCGAGGTGGACGTCGAACTCGTCGTCGCCGAGCCCGGCGAAGCGGAGGAGGGTGATACCTAA
- the rpmC gene encoding 50S ribosomal protein L29 → MILHPEELRDMTPAERQSELEEIETELMNTRAVKAAGGAPENPGRIRELRRTIARIKTIQTEEGDVTEATAEQSEETEV, encoded by the coding sequence ATGATCCTCCATCCCGAGGAACTCCGCGACATGACCCCGGCCGAGCGGCAGTCCGAACTCGAGGAGATCGAGACGGAACTGATGAACACCCGGGCCGTCAAGGCGGCCGGTGGCGCGCCGGAGAACCCCGGTCGGATCCGGGAACTCCGTCGGACCATCGCCCGCATCAAGACGATTCAGACGGAGGAAGGCGACGTCACGGAAGCGACAGCAGAGCAGTCCGAGGAGACCGAAGTATAA
- a CDS encoding 50S ribosomal protein L3: MPQPNRPRKGSMGFSPRKRAESEVPRFNTWPDDDGQVGLQGFAGFKAGMSHVVMVDDQANSPSEGMEQSVPVTVVEVPPMRAAAVRVYEDTPYGQKPLTEVWAEDLDPDLSRVLSVPNGEQSENREALTEAFEAGDVADVRVISHTVPSAVLSVPKKRPDVMENRVGGGSVADRVDYALDLLDEEGTYEFGDVFRAGEFLDVAGVTKGKGTQGPVKRWGVQKRKGKHARQGWRRRIGNLGPWNPSRVRSTVPQQGQTGYHQRTELNKRLLDFGSEDDVTVDGGFPNYGDVESDYALVKGSLPGPEGRLVRFRPAVRPSESPRLDPEVRYVSTATNQG, from the coding sequence ATGCCACAACCAAACCGACCACGAAAAGGCTCGATGGGGTTCAGTCCCCGTAAGCGCGCGGAGAGTGAGGTTCCGCGCTTCAACACGTGGCCCGACGACGACGGGCAGGTTGGTCTGCAGGGGTTTGCCGGTTTCAAGGCCGGCATGTCCCACGTCGTCATGGTCGACGACCAGGCCAATTCGCCGAGCGAAGGGATGGAGCAGTCCGTCCCCGTTACCGTCGTCGAAGTGCCGCCCATGCGGGCGGCCGCCGTTCGCGTGTACGAAGACACGCCGTACGGCCAGAAGCCACTGACAGAAGTGTGGGCAGAGGACCTCGATCCGGACCTCTCCCGCGTGCTCTCCGTCCCCAACGGAGAGCAGAGTGAGAATCGCGAAGCATTGACCGAGGCGTTCGAGGCGGGCGACGTTGCCGACGTTCGCGTCATCTCGCATACGGTACCCAGTGCCGTACTGAGCGTCCCGAAGAAACGTCCGGACGTAATGGAGAACCGCGTCGGCGGCGGCAGCGTTGCCGACCGCGTCGACTACGCCCTCGATCTCCTCGACGAGGAGGGCACCTACGAGTTCGGCGACGTCTTCCGCGCCGGGGAGTTCCTCGACGTGGCGGGCGTCACGAAAGGCAAGGGCACCCAGGGCCCGGTCAAGCGCTGGGGCGTCCAGAAGCGCAAGGGCAAGCACGCCCGCCAGGGCTGGCGACGCCGCATCGGCAACCTCGGCCCGTGGAACCCGAGCCGCGTTCGCTCGACGGTCCCACAGCAGGGGCAGACCGGCTACCACCAGCGAACGGAACTCAACAAGCGTCTCCTCGACTTCGGCTCGGAGGACGACGTGACCGTCGATGGCGGCTTCCCCAACTACGGGGACGTCGAGTCCGACTACGCGCTCGTCAAGGGGTCGCTTCCGGGTCCAGAGGGTCGGCTGGTCCGATTCCGACCCGCCGTCCGACCGAGCGAATCGCCGCGCCTCGACCCCGAGGTGCGCTACGTCAGTACCGCAACCAACCAGGGATAA
- the rpl4p gene encoding 50S ribosomal protein L4, which produces MQATVRDLDGEDAGSTELPSVFETPVRPDLTRRAVLAAQANRKQDYGADEFAGMRTSAESPGSGRGMAHVPTVNGRAARVPQAVGGRKAHPPKTEKDQSLSVNDKERKSAVRSAIAATTDADLVADRGHQFEDDLELPLVVIDEFEDLVKTKDVVSLLETLGVHADIERADDGKTVRAGQGKLRGRKYRRPTSILFVTSSDSGPSKAARNLAGADVATGAEVNAEDLAPGGEPGRLTIWTESAIAEVAER; this is translated from the coding sequence ATGCAGGCAACAGTACGAGATCTGGACGGCGAGGATGCAGGTAGCACGGAGCTACCGTCGGTGTTCGAAACACCGGTTCGACCCGACCTGACCCGTCGGGCCGTCCTCGCCGCCCAGGCAAACCGGAAGCAGGATTACGGCGCCGACGAGTTCGCGGGAATGCGAACGTCCGCAGAGTCGCCCGGCAGTGGTCGCGGTATGGCCCACGTTCCAACAGTGAACGGGCGGGCCGCTCGCGTGCCCCAGGCCGTCGGTGGCCGCAAGGCCCATCCGCCGAAAACCGAGAAAGACCAGTCGCTGTCCGTCAACGACAAAGAGCGGAAGTCGGCCGTCCGAAGCGCCATCGCGGCGACCACCGACGCCGACCTCGTGGCCGACCGCGGTCACCAGTTCGAGGACGACCTCGAACTGCCGCTGGTCGTCATCGACGAGTTCGAGGACCTCGTGAAGACCAAAGACGTCGTCTCGCTGCTCGAGACGCTCGGCGTTCACGCCGACATCGAGCGCGCCGACGACGGCAAGACGGTTCGGGCGGGTCAGGGCAAACTTCGCGGCCGCAAGTACCGCCGCCCCACATCGATCCTCTTCGTCACGTCGAGTGACTCCGGGCCGTCGAAGGCCGCCCGCAACCTTGCGGGTGCCGACGTCGCCACGGGCGCCGAAGTGAACGCAGAGGACCTCGCGCCAGGTGGCGAACCGGGCCGGCTGACGATCTGGACCGAGAGCGCCATCGCGGAGGTGGCCGAGCGATGA
- a CDS encoding 50S ribosomal protein L23: MTSVIDYPLVTEKAMNAMDFHNKLQFVVDLDAAKPEIRDEVEDSYDVSVVDVNTMVTMQGTKKAIVTLSEEDDAQDVASRIGVF; encoded by the coding sequence ATGACTTCGGTTATCGACTATCCGCTGGTCACCGAGAAAGCGATGAACGCGATGGACTTCCACAACAAACTCCAGTTCGTCGTGGACCTCGACGCCGCGAAACCGGAGATTCGCGACGAGGTCGAGGACAGTTACGATGTCTCGGTCGTCGACGTGAACACGATGGTCACGATGCAGGGAACGAAAAAAGCAATCGTCACGCTATCCGAGGAGGACGACGCCCAGGACGTCGCCTCGCGAATCGGGGTGTTCTGA
- a CDS encoding 50S ribosomal protein L2, with product MGRRIQGQRRGRGSPTFRAPSHRYKQELSHKDNEDGELLAGEVVDVEHDPARSAPVARVQFEDDDERLVLAPEGVGVGDAIEVGISAEIEPGNTLPLGEIPEGVPVCNVESHPGDGGVFARASGVNADLVTHEQNVAVVQLPSGEVKRLSPECRATIGVVAGGGRTEKPFVKAGTKHHKMKARGTKWPRVRGVAMNAVDHPFGGGGRQHPGRPKSVSKNAPPGRKVGDLGSRRTGRGGNK from the coding sequence ATGGGACGACGCATACAAGGACAACGACGCGGTCGCGGGTCGCCGACGTTCCGCGCCCCGTCACACCGTTACAAGCAAGAACTCAGCCACAAGGACAACGAAGACGGCGAACTGCTCGCCGGTGAGGTCGTCGACGTCGAACACGACCCCGCCAGGAGCGCGCCGGTCGCCCGCGTCCAGTTCGAGGACGACGACGAACGCCTGGTCCTCGCACCCGAGGGCGTGGGCGTCGGTGACGCCATCGAGGTCGGCATTTCCGCCGAGATCGAACCCGGCAACACCCTCCCGCTGGGCGAGATCCCCGAGGGCGTCCCCGTCTGTAACGTCGAGAGCCACCCCGGCGACGGTGGCGTGTTCGCTCGTGCGAGCGGGGTCAACGCGGACCTCGTCACCCACGAGCAGAACGTCGCCGTCGTCCAGCTTCCGAGCGGCGAGGTCAAGCGCCTCTCGCCGGAGTGCCGCGCCACGATCGGCGTGGTCGCCGGTGGCGGCCGGACCGAGAAGCCGTTCGTCAAGGCTGGAACGAAACATCACAAGATGAAAGCCCGGGGCACGAAGTGGCCGCGGGTCCGCGGGGTCGCGATGAACGCCGTCGACCACCCGTTCGGTGGCGGCGGCCGCCAGCACCCCGGGCGTCCGAAGTCCGTCTCGAAGAACGCCCCGCCCGGACGGAAGGTCGGGGACCTCGGATCACGGCGCACCGGCAGAGGAGGGAACAAGTAA